Proteins co-encoded in one Verrucomicrobiota bacterium genomic window:
- a CDS encoding S9 family peptidase — MKTLTLSLCLALAASLHAQVPDNLVVENIPAFTPELRADVGRYLEFRGASLANWHPTKREMLISTRFADTAQLHHVRFPGGARKQVTFTAERVLGGSFRPKSGEFVVFSQDTGGGEFYQLHRLDLADGRVTLLTDGKSRNSGPRWSKSGKQFAYTSTRRTGRDTDVWIMDPANPKSDRLALQLTGGGWAVTDWSPDDSKLLVGEYISINESHLHLADLATGTKELITPKAAEKVAYSDARFARDGKSVFFTTDRGSEFHRLTRMDLASRQQTVLTPHIHWDVDSFDLSPDGGTIALVANEDGVGVLRLLNTRTGKEIPAPKLPLGTVSNLEWHDNGRDLGFNLTSAKSPLDIYSVDVKSGAVSRWTESETGGLDAGAFVEPEMIKLKSFDGLGISGFIYRPDPKKFPGRRPVIISIHGGPEGQSRPGFQTRMNYYINELGCALLYPNVRGSAGYGKSFLQLDNGYKREDSVRDIGAFIEWVKRDAGLDSARIAVMGGSYGGYMVLGSLTHFNDQLRCGIDVVGISNFVTLLESTAEYRRDLRRVEYGDERDPKMREFLQKISPLTNAKKITKPLFVVQGKNDPRVPLTEAEQMVKAVRGNGGSVWYLMAKDEGHGFAKKKNADFQFLASILFFRENLVK; from the coding sequence ATGAAAACACTCACGCTCTCCCTCTGCCTCGCCCTTGCCGCCTCGTTGCACGCGCAGGTGCCGGACAACCTCGTCGTCGAGAACATCCCGGCATTCACCCCCGAGTTGAGGGCGGACGTGGGGCGCTATCTCGAATTCCGGGGCGCGAGCCTTGCGAACTGGCACCCGACGAAACGCGAGATGCTCATCAGCACGCGCTTCGCCGACACCGCGCAACTGCACCACGTCAGGTTCCCCGGCGGCGCGCGCAAGCAGGTCACCTTTACCGCGGAGCGCGTGCTTGGCGGGTCGTTCCGCCCCAAGTCGGGCGAGTTCGTCGTCTTCTCGCAGGACACCGGCGGCGGCGAATTCTACCAGCTCCACCGGCTCGACCTCGCGGACGGCCGCGTGACGCTGCTCACCGACGGCAAGTCGCGCAACTCCGGCCCGCGCTGGTCCAAGTCCGGCAAACAGTTCGCCTACACCTCGACCCGCCGCACCGGGCGCGACACCGACGTCTGGATCATGGACCCGGCGAACCCGAAGTCCGACCGCCTCGCGCTGCAACTCACCGGCGGCGGCTGGGCCGTCACGGACTGGTCGCCCGACGATTCGAAGCTGCTCGTCGGCGAATACATTTCCATCAACGAAAGCCACCTCCACCTCGCCGACCTCGCGACCGGCACGAAGGAACTCATCACACCCAAGGCCGCGGAGAAGGTCGCCTACTCGGACGCGCGCTTCGCAAGGGACGGCAAGTCCGTGTTCTTCACCACGGACCGCGGCTCGGAGTTCCACCGGCTCACGCGCATGGACCTCGCGTCGAGGCAGCAGACCGTCCTCACGCCGCACATCCACTGGGACGTGGACAGTTTCGACCTTTCGCCCGACGGCGGCACCATCGCGTTGGTTGCGAATGAAGACGGCGTGGGCGTGCTGCGCCTGCTCAACACGCGGACCGGCAAGGAAATCCCCGCGCCCAAGCTGCCGCTCGGCACCGTGTCGAACCTCGAATGGCACGACAACGGCCGCGACCTGGGATTCAACCTCACCTCGGCCAAGTCGCCGCTCGACATCTACTCGGTGGACGTGAAGAGCGGTGCGGTGTCGCGCTGGACCGAGAGCGAAACGGGCGGGCTTGACGCGGGCGCGTTCGTCGAGCCCGAGATGATCAAGCTCAAGAGCTTCGACGGGCTCGGCATTTCCGGGTTCATCTACCGGCCCGACCCGAAGAAGTTTCCCGGCAGACGCCCTGTCATCATCAGCATCCACGGCGGGCCCGAGGGACAGTCGCGGCCGGGCTTCCAGACGCGGATGAACTATTACATCAACGAACTCGGCTGCGCGCTGCTCTACCCCAACGTGCGCGGCTCGGCCGGCTACGGGAAGTCCTTCCTCCAGCTCGACAACGGCTACAAGCGCGAGGATTCCGTGCGCGACATCGGCGCCTTCATCGAGTGGGTGAAGCGCGACGCGGGGCTGGACAGCGCGCGCATCGCGGTGATGGGCGGCAGCTACGGCGGCTACATGGTGCTCGGGTCGCTCACCCACTTCAACGACCAGCTCCGCTGCGGCATTGACGTGGTGGGCATCTCGAACTTCGTCACGCTCCTCGAAAGCACCGCCGAGTATCGGCGCGACCTGCGCCGCGTGGAATACGGCGACGAGCGCGACCCGAAGATGCGCGAGTTCCTGCAAAAGATTTCCCCGCTGACGAACGCGAAGAAAATCACCAAGCCGCTCTTCGTCGTGCAGGGCAAGAACGACCCCCGCGTGCCGCTGACGGAGGCCGAGCAGATGGTCAAGGCCGTGCGCGGCAACGGCGGCTCCGTGTGGTATCTGATGGCCAAGGACGAAGGCCACGGCTTCGCGAAAAAGAAGAACGCCGACTTCCAGTTCCTCGCGAGCATCCTGTTCTTCCGCGAGAATCTGGTGAAGTGA
- a CDS encoding type II secretion system protein, whose protein sequence is MHANLRLQTVTQGPPRPAGFTLIELLVVIAIIAILAGLLLPSLAKAKIKTKGTVSLNNIKQLMNGWHLYASEADERMVQVHLWYNPRVAGAGPWGTSNRRNPEAWVIGSMDNDPFYQMFSMLAEDAAKADPGASGSAQTMNYATNTYGITRTLFYRYVGNFKSYRCPSDKYRNEASAFAGVTLGHDRVRSYSANNFMGGADNFLTGAKIFYRLLDIDKPDLRYVFIDENERSMNDGFFLTHMTIQASQNDVPASHHDGAYPLGHADGHVEMIRVQDGRTRTWDGIGPRPFSANPPVNVDWQLLTNRASFF, encoded by the coding sequence ATGCATGCGAACCTCCGTCTTCAGACCGTCACCCAAGGGCCACCACGCCCGGCCGGTTTTACGCTGATCGAACTGCTTGTCGTCATCGCCATCATCGCAATCCTCGCCGGGTTGCTGCTGCCGTCCTTGGCCAAGGCGAAGATTAAGACGAAGGGCACCGTTTCGCTCAACAACATCAAGCAGTTGATGAATGGATGGCACCTCTACGCTTCGGAGGCCGACGAGCGGATGGTGCAGGTCCACCTTTGGTATAACCCGCGAGTGGCCGGGGCGGGACCGTGGGGCACGAGCAATCGCAGGAACCCCGAGGCATGGGTCATCGGTTCGATGGACAACGACCCCTTTTACCAGATGTTCAGCATGCTGGCCGAGGATGCAGCCAAAGCCGACCCCGGCGCGAGCGGCTCCGCGCAGACGATGAACTACGCGACCAACACCTACGGCATCACGCGGACGCTCTTCTATCGGTATGTCGGCAACTTCAAATCCTACCGTTGCCCGTCGGACAAGTATCGCAACGAGGCTTCGGCGTTTGCCGGCGTCACCCTTGGCCATGACCGGGTGCGCAGCTACTCGGCGAACAACTTCATGGGCGGGGCGGATAACTTTCTCACCGGGGCAAAAATCTTCTACCGCCTGCTCGACATTGACAAACCCGACCTCCGATACGTCTTCATCGACGAAAACGAGCGCAGCATGAATGATGGGTTCTTCCTGACCCACATGACGATTCAAGCCAGCCAGAATGATGTGCCCGCTTCGCACCACGACGGGGCATATCCGCTCGGTCACGCCGATGGTCACGTGGAGATGATCCGCGTTCAAGATGGCCGCACGCGCACGTGGGACGGCATCGGTCCGAGGCCTTTCAGTGCGAACCCGCCCGTCAACGTGGACTGGCAGCTCCTCACAAACCGCGCGTCGTTCTTCTAG
- a CDS encoding aldo/keto reductase, whose translation MRYRRFGRTGLQMPVFSCGGMRYQWKWQDVSPADIPRDSQANLEATIYRALELGIHHIETARGYGSSEMQLGWVLPELPRDKIIVQTKIAPQASPREFVRLFETSLSNLRLGHVDLLSLHGINNRQLLDWSLRKDGCLEAARQLQREGRARFIGFSTHATTDLILEAVHSGGFDYVNLHWYFVNELNWSAIEAAARLDMGVFIISPNDKGGKLYAPPPALAALCAPLAPMQFNDLWCLARPQVHTLSLGAARPADFDSHVAALDHLDRAAELTAPVERRLRARMERELGADWCARWHEGLPGYLEIPGQVNVGEILRLWTYAQGLGLLDWARMRYNLLGHADHWFPGENAAAFDEAAMRRAVERNPFADRIPSILREAHRQFFSGAQKRLSEG comes from the coding sequence ATGCGCTACCGCCGATTTGGCCGCACTGGGTTGCAGATGCCCGTCTTCTCCTGCGGCGGCATGCGTTACCAGTGGAAGTGGCAGGACGTGTCGCCCGCCGACATCCCGCGCGACTCGCAGGCGAATCTCGAGGCCACCATCTATCGCGCGCTCGAACTCGGCATCCACCACATCGAGACCGCGCGCGGCTACGGCTCGAGCGAGATGCAGCTCGGCTGGGTTCTGCCGGAGCTTCCACGCGACAAGATCATCGTCCAAACCAAGATCGCGCCCCAAGCCAGCCCGCGGGAGTTTGTGCGGCTCTTCGAGACCTCGTTGAGCAACCTCCGGCTCGGTCACGTGGACTTGCTCTCGCTCCACGGCATCAACAACCGCCAGCTCCTCGACTGGTCCCTCCGCAAGGACGGCTGCCTCGAAGCTGCGCGCCAGCTCCAGCGCGAAGGGCGCGCCCGCTTCATCGGCTTCTCCACACACGCCACGACCGACCTCATTCTCGAGGCCGTCCACTCCGGCGGCTTCGACTACGTGAACCTCCACTGGTATTTCGTCAACGAACTCAACTGGTCCGCCATCGAAGCCGCCGCGCGGCTCGACATGGGCGTCTTCATCATCAGCCCCAACGACAAGGGCGGCAAACTCTACGCCCCGCCGCCTGCGCTCGCGGCACTTTGCGCGCCGCTCGCGCCGATGCAGTTCAACGACCTCTGGTGCCTCGCGCGGCCGCAAGTCCACACGCTCAGCCTCGGCGCGGCGCGGCCGGCGGACTTCGACTCGCACGTCGCCGCGCTCGACCACCTGGACCGCGCCGCCGAACTCACCGCGCCCGTCGAACGCCGGCTCCGCGCGCGGATGGAGCGCGAGCTCGGCGCGGATTGGTGCGCACGCTGGCACGAAGGGTTGCCCGGTTACCTCGAAATCCCCGGACAGGTCAACGTCGGCGAAATCCTCCGCCTGTGGACCTATGCGCAAGGCCTGGGCCTGCTCGACTGGGCGAGGATGCGCTACAACCTGCTCGGCCACGCCGACCACTGGTTCCCGGGGGAAAACGCGGCGGCTTTCGACGAAGCCGCGATGCGCCGCGCCGTCGAGCGCAACCCGTTCGCGGACCGCATCCCGTCCATCCTCCGCGAGGCGCACCGGCAGTTCTTCAGCGGGGCGCAGAAAAGGCTGAGCGAAGGTTAG
- a CDS encoding YjbQ family protein, whose protein sequence is MLPPKKSHLRFNSNSGFDGDNTIFTQPPAWRPSRSRVPACRRKLRFPRGLPRRSVTGTLLHIVNPIRQSAHELAVATRGRGFYEITRELSALVGAAGLRTGLATVHIRHTSASLLIQENADPEVRRDLERFFARLAPDGDGLFRHTCEGDDDMPAHIRTALTNVNLSIPILDGRLALGTWQGIFVWEHRTAPHRREVAVHLIGS, encoded by the coding sequence ATGTTGCCCCCAAAAAAGTCTCACTTGCGGTTCAACTCTAACAGCGGGTTTGACGGTGACAATACGATTTTCACTCAACCTCCGGCTTGGCGCCCTTCACGGAGCCGCGTGCCAGCGTGCCGCAGGAAGCTGCGTTTTCCTCGAGGGTTGCCCCGCCGGTCAGTCACGGGCACGCTCCTGCACATCGTGAATCCGATCCGCCAGTCCGCGCATGAACTCGCCGTGGCGACCCGTGGCCGGGGCTTCTACGAAATCACTCGTGAACTCTCCGCGCTCGTGGGCGCGGCGGGCTTGCGGACGGGGCTTGCGACCGTTCACATCCGCCACACGTCCGCGTCGTTGTTGATCCAGGAAAACGCGGACCCGGAAGTGCGGCGCGACCTCGAGCGCTTCTTCGCACGGCTGGCGCCGGATGGCGACGGCTTGTTTCGCCACACTTGCGAGGGCGACGATGACATGCCCGCGCACATCCGCACGGCACTGACGAACGTGAACTTGAGCATCCCGATACTCGACGGCCGGCTCGCGCTGGGCACGTGGCAGGGGATCTTTGTGTGGGAGCATCGGACGGCGCCGCACCGGCGCGAAGTGGCCGTCCACCTCATCGGCTCGTGA
- a CDS encoding DUF4032 domain-containing protein, giving the protein MSETEAQKGDDLVKNSSLYREFQAEREEILRHKWLESEKAGFDIGFEKALTDWIVRHRSKWRKSRQPQSQNS; this is encoded by the coding sequence ATGAGTGAAACCGAAGCCCAAAAAGGTGACGATCTGGTGAAGAATTCGTCCCTCTACCGCGAGTTTCAGGCCGAGCGGGAAGAGATTCTGCGACACAAGTGGCTTGAGTCGGAAAAAGCCGGGTTTGACATCGGCTTCGAGAAGGCGCTGACCGATTGGATCGTTCGGCACCGTTCGAAGTGGCGGAAGTCCCGGCAGCCGCAGTCGCAGAACTCCTGA
- the pyrR gene encoding bifunctional pyr operon transcriptional regulator/uracil phosphoribosyltransferase PyrR has product MPETHPLLTAGAIDRALTRIAHEIAERNDAPSSVVLVGVQTGGVHLAHRLARTLATIWGHAVPVGALDVSMHRDDLDGRPAPQIRPTSIPVDITGTTVVLVDDVLFSGRTTRAALDAMNDFGRPARVQLAVLVDRGHRELPIKADFVGKNVPTRHGEHINVRLREDGHDDRVDLERP; this is encoded by the coding sequence ATGCCTGAAACCCACCCCCTGCTCACCGCCGGCGCCATCGACCGCGCGCTCACGCGCATCGCCCACGAAATCGCCGAGCGCAACGACGCCCCCTCGTCCGTCGTCCTCGTCGGCGTGCAGACCGGCGGCGTCCACCTCGCGCACCGGCTTGCCCGGACGCTCGCGACGATTTGGGGCCACGCCGTCCCCGTCGGCGCACTCGACGTGAGCATGCACCGCGACGACCTCGACGGCCGGCCCGCGCCGCAAATCCGGCCCACGTCGATCCCCGTGGACATCACCGGCACGACGGTCGTGCTCGTGGATGACGTGCTGTTCAGCGGGCGCACGACGCGCGCCGCGCTCGATGCGATGAACGACTTCGGCCGGCCCGCGCGCGTTCAACTCGCCGTGCTCGTGGACCGCGGCCATCGCGAGCTGCCCATCAAGGCGGACTTCGTCGGCAAGAACGTGCCCACGCGCCACGGCGAGCACATCAACGTCCGGCTGCGCGAGGACGGTCACGACGACCGCGTGGATTTGGAACGGCCATGA
- a CDS encoding aspartate carbamoyltransferase catalytic subunit, producing MNWNLKHLLDIESLTPAEIVTVLDTARAFKAVGERAIKKVPALRGKTVVNLFIEPSTRTRISFELAAMRLTADVINFSAEASSLKKGETLKDTARNLEAMNADIIIIRHSAAGAPHFLARFLKAGVVNAGDGAHEHPTQALLDAFTIREKKGRVEGLNVTILGDILYSRVARSNIWALLKLGARVTLCGPPTLVPPVFKQLGCEVTWDVNEAIRDADVINLLRIQHERQRRTTFPSIGEYASLFGLNRARMARTKDDVLIMHPGPINRGVEIDSETADGARSVILEQVTNGLAVRMAVLFLINGGKGPQEIGG from the coding sequence ATGAACTGGAACCTCAAGCACCTGCTCGACATCGAGTCGCTCACGCCCGCGGAAATCGTGACCGTGCTCGACACGGCGCGCGCCTTCAAGGCCGTCGGCGAGCGCGCGATCAAGAAAGTCCCGGCCCTCCGCGGCAAGACGGTGGTCAATCTCTTCATCGAGCCCTCGACCCGCACGCGCATCAGCTTCGAACTCGCGGCCATGCGGCTCACGGCGGACGTGATCAACTTCTCCGCCGAAGCCAGCTCGCTGAAGAAGGGGGAAACCCTCAAGGACACCGCGCGCAACCTCGAGGCGATGAACGCCGACATCATCATCATCCGCCACAGCGCGGCCGGCGCGCCGCATTTCCTCGCGCGATTCCTCAAGGCCGGCGTCGTCAACGCCGGCGACGGCGCGCACGAGCATCCCACGCAGGCGCTGCTCGACGCCTTCACCATCCGCGAGAAGAAGGGCCGCGTCGAGGGGCTCAACGTCACCATCCTCGGCGACATCCTCTACAGCCGCGTGGCGCGCTCCAACATCTGGGCGCTGCTCAAGCTCGGCGCGCGCGTGACGCTCTGCGGCCCGCCGACCCTCGTGCCGCCCGTGTTCAAGCAGCTCGGCTGCGAGGTGACGTGGGACGTGAACGAGGCCATCCGCGACGCCGACGTGATCAACCTCCTGCGCATCCAGCACGAGCGGCAGCGGCGCACCACCTTCCCGAGCATCGGCGAATACGCGAGCCTCTTCGGCCTGAACCGCGCGCGCATGGCGCGGACGAAGGACGACGTGCTCATCATGCACCCCGGCCCCATCAACCGCGGCGTGGAGATTGACAGCGAAACCGCCGACGGCGCGCGCTCCGTGATTCTCGAGCAGGTGACCAACGGCCTGGCCGTGCGCATGGCCGTGCTCTTCCTCATCAACGGCGGCAAGGGCCCGCAGGAAATCGGCGGCTGA
- a CDS encoding prepilin-type N-terminal cleavage/methylation domain-containing protein: MECRITSTSRARVRARRRQATGMTLVEMMIAVTIFLIAMSAVMTLTLYGARAFAAITNYVDLDQYSRKALDRMSLEIRQADRLDYYTTNRLVMSINGGTTNLIYSYDPIAKQLVRYLGTEVETLLKECSTLRFDMFDRNTVSNSFDQFPTSVATNAKLIRVSWTCTRTILGSEVNTESVQSAKIVIRKQQ; this comes from the coding sequence ATGGAATGCAGAATTACATCTACTAGCCGCGCCCGCGTCCGTGCGCGGCGCCGGCAAGCCACCGGCATGACGCTTGTGGAGATGATGATCGCCGTGACGATCTTCCTGATTGCGATGTCCGCGGTGATGACCCTCACCCTCTACGGCGCGCGCGCCTTTGCGGCGATCACCAACTACGTGGACCTCGACCAATACAGCCGCAAGGCGCTCGACCGCATGTCGCTCGAGATCCGCCAGGCTGACAGGCTCGACTACTACACGACCAACAGGCTCGTCATGAGCATCAACGGCGGCACGACCAACTTGATCTACTCCTACGACCCTATCGCCAAGCAGCTCGTGCGCTATCTCGGGACCGAAGTCGAGACCCTGCTCAAGGAATGCTCCACGCTACGTTTCGACATGTTTGACCGCAACACCGTCTCCAACTCGTTCGACCAGTTTCCCACGAGCGTCGCCACGAATGCCAAGCTCATCCGCGTGAGCTGGACGTGCACCCGCACCATCCTCGGCAGCGAGGTCAACACGGAGAGCGTGCAATCCGCCAAGATCGTCATCCGCAAGCAACAATGA
- a CDS encoding branched-chain amino acid ABC transporter permease — protein sequence MTEFFQQLINGLALGSIYALIALGYTMVYGVLRFINFAHGDVFMVGAFFGFYLAPRVGQLFAPPSIAGALVVLVLAMLLCALLGIIIERLAYKPLRDKPRLTVLITAIGVSLLIEYVGQHKKVFGPSPQTFPELIKHENFKLGGVVLSNLDLVVLLVTVALLVALQFIVHRTRIGTAMRAVSFNAPAAQLMGVNLNVVISFTFGLGSALAAAGGILYAMKYPAIEPLMGIMPGLKAFTAAVLGGIGNLPGAALGGVVIGVVETFVGGSKISPFRDAIVFGILIFILLFKPSGLLGKMEVEKV from the coding sequence TTGACCGAATTCTTCCAACAACTCATCAACGGCCTCGCACTCGGCTCCATCTACGCGCTCATCGCCCTGGGCTACACGATGGTCTATGGCGTCCTGCGCTTCATCAACTTCGCGCATGGCGACGTGTTCATGGTCGGCGCGTTTTTCGGTTTCTACCTCGCGCCGCGCGTCGGGCAGCTCTTTGCCCCGCCGTCCATTGCGGGCGCGCTCGTGGTGCTCGTGCTGGCGATGCTGCTCTGCGCGCTGCTCGGCATCATCATCGAACGCCTCGCCTACAAACCGCTGCGCGACAAACCCAGGCTCACCGTGCTCATCACCGCCATCGGCGTGTCGCTGCTCATCGAGTATGTCGGCCAGCACAAGAAGGTCTTCGGCCCCTCGCCGCAGACGTTTCCCGAGCTCATCAAGCACGAGAACTTCAAGCTCGGTGGCGTGGTGTTGAGCAACCTCGACCTCGTGGTGCTGCTCGTGACGGTCGCGTTGCTCGTCGCGCTTCAATTCATCGTGCACCGCACGCGCATCGGCACGGCCATGCGCGCCGTGTCGTTCAACGCCCCCGCCGCCCAGCTCATGGGGGTGAACCTCAACGTCGTCATCTCGTTCACGTTCGGCCTCGGCTCCGCGCTCGCCGCCGCGGGCGGGATTCTTTACGCGATGAAGTATCCCGCCATCGAGCCGCTCATGGGCATCATGCCCGGCTTGAAGGCCTTCACCGCCGCGGTGCTGGGCGGCATCGGCAACCTCCCCGGCGCGGCGCTCGGCGGCGTGGTCATCGGCGTCGTCGAGACCTTCGTCGGCGGCAGCAAGATCTCGCCGTTCCGCGACGCGATCGTGTTTGGCATCCTGATTTTCATCCTGCTCTTCAAGCCCTCCGGCCTGCTCGGCAAGATGGAGGTGGAGAAAGTCTGA
- a CDS encoding branched-chain amino acid ABC transporter permease, producing the protein MKEKLLLLAALVVSLLVSLVSDRINPYHLDILLGIGINITLAVSLNLINGYTGQFSMGHAGFMAVGAYIGASVTTFAGPTVLAWFGGAKDSVGVPALFLAALVAGGLGAALAGLVVGVPSLRLRGDYLAIVTLGFGEIIRVILQNIQAVGGPTGMKGIAPYTTVFWTFAWAALTVYCVLALVHSTYGRGFIAVHDDEIAAAAMGINTTRYKVAAFVIGAFFAGVAGGLYAHLKSFISPGGFDFMKSFDIVVMVILGGMGNTLGVVLAAILLTVLPEVLRPVAEYRMILYSLLIIIIMLVRPQGLFTFKWKPRHATTTPGA; encoded by the coding sequence ATGAAAGAGAAACTCCTCCTCCTCGCCGCCCTCGTCGTGAGCCTGCTCGTCTCGCTCGTGTCCGACCGCATCAATCCCTACCACCTCGACATCCTCCTCGGCATCGGCATCAACATCACGCTCGCCGTCAGCCTCAACCTCATCAACGGCTACACCGGCCAGTTCTCCATGGGCCACGCGGGCTTCATGGCGGTCGGCGCCTACATCGGCGCGTCGGTCACCACGTTCGCCGGGCCGACCGTCCTCGCGTGGTTCGGCGGCGCGAAGGATTCCGTCGGCGTGCCCGCGCTCTTTCTCGCCGCGCTCGTCGCGGGCGGACTCGGCGCGGCGCTCGCGGGCCTGGTCGTCGGCGTGCCTTCACTGCGATTGCGCGGCGATTATCTCGCCATCGTCACGCTCGGCTTCGGGGAAATCATCCGCGTCATCCTGCAAAACATCCAGGCCGTCGGCGGGCCGACGGGCATGAAGGGCATCGCGCCCTACACGACGGTTTTCTGGACGTTCGCGTGGGCGGCGCTGACGGTTTATTGCGTGCTCGCGCTCGTGCACTCGACCTACGGACGCGGCTTCATCGCCGTGCACGACGACGAAATCGCCGCCGCCGCGATGGGCATCAACACCACGCGCTACAAAGTCGCGGCGTTCGTCATCGGCGCATTCTTCGCGGGAGTCGCGGGCGGGCTCTACGCGCACCTGAAGAGCTTTATCTCACCGGGCGGCTTCGACTTCATGAAGTCCTTCGACATCGTCGTGATGGTCATCCTCGGCGGCATGGGCAACACGCTCGGCGTCGTGCTCGCCGCGATCCTGCTCACCGTGCTGCCCGAGGTGCTGCGGCCCGTCGCCGAATACCGGATGATCCTCTACTCGCTGCTCATCATCATCATCATGCTCGTGCGGCCGCAGGGCTTGTTCACGTTCAAGTGGAAGCCGCGCCACGCCACAACCACGCCGGGTGCCTGA
- a CDS encoding ABC transporter ATP-binding protein: MPDADSQSALLEVSRCTIRFGGLTAVSELDLSIGPRELIGLIGPNGAGKTTVFNLITGVYQPTAGDIRFEGASVAGRKPHQITDHGIARTFQNIRLFPSLNVFDNVRVAFHLHLVSGIEHALWRGAAFKREEREIESRAMELLDIFDLGRFRDAPAKSLPYGSQRRLEIVRALATKPKLLLLDEPAAGMNPTEKAELMRLIRFVKDKFQLAVLLVEHDMKVVMGICERIAVLDYGVKIAEGSPTEVQRNPKVIEAYLGEDHLTPE, translated from the coding sequence GTGCCTGACGCCGATTCACAATCCGCGCTGCTCGAAGTCAGCCGCTGCACGATCCGATTCGGCGGACTCACCGCCGTGTCCGAGCTCGACCTGAGCATCGGCCCGCGCGAACTCATCGGCCTCATCGGCCCCAACGGCGCGGGCAAAACCACGGTCTTCAACCTCATCACCGGCGTCTATCAGCCCACGGCGGGCGACATCCGCTTCGAAGGCGCATCGGTCGCAGGTCGCAAACCGCACCAGATCACCGACCACGGCATCGCACGCACCTTCCAGAACATCCGGCTCTTCCCGTCGCTCAACGTCTTCGACAACGTGCGCGTCGCGTTCCACCTGCACCTCGTCAGCGGCATCGAGCATGCCCTGTGGCGCGGCGCGGCGTTCAAGCGCGAGGAGCGCGAGATCGAGTCGCGCGCGATGGAACTGCTCGACATCTTCGACCTCGGCAGATTCCGCGACGCGCCCGCGAAGAGCCTCCCCTACGGCAGCCAGCGCCGGCTCGAAATCGTCCGCGCGCTGGCGACCAAGCCCAAGTTGCTCCTGCTCGACGAACCCGCCGCCGGCATGAACCCCACCGAAAAAGCCGAGCTCATGCGGCTGATTCGTTTTGTGAAGGACAAGTTCCAGCTCGCCGTGCTGCTCGTGGAACACGACATGAAAGTCGTGATGGGCATTTGCGAACGCATCGCCGTGCTCGACTACGGCGTCAAGATCGCCGAGGGCTCACCCACCGAAGTGCAGCGCAACCCGAAGGTGATCGAGGCATATTTGGGCGAGGACCACCTCACGCCGGAATGA
- a CDS encoding ABC transporter ATP-binding protein, with the protein MSATLEIKDLAVNYGAITALHGVSLKVEQGAIVTLIGGNGAGKTTTLRTVSGLIRPKSGDILYEGRSIAGAKPHQLVARGLAHVPEGRMIFANLTVRENLRMGAYLRRDKAGIAKDLDYVFAVFPRLKEREQQVAGTLSGGEQQMLAIGRALMSKPRFLMLDEPSLGIAPLLVKTIFEKVVEINREQKITILLVEQNANLALEVSRFGYVLETGRVILQDESKSLRANPQVKSAYLGA; encoded by the coding sequence ATGAGCGCGACCCTCGAAATCAAGGACCTCGCCGTGAACTACGGCGCCATCACCGCCCTGCACGGCGTCTCGCTCAAAGTCGAGCAGGGCGCCATCGTCACGCTCATCGGCGGCAACGGCGCGGGCAAGACCACGACCCTTCGCACCGTGTCGGGACTCATCCGCCCGAAGTCCGGGGACATTCTCTACGAGGGTCGCAGCATCGCCGGCGCGAAGCCGCACCAGCTCGTCGCGCGCGGACTTGCCCACGTGCCCGAGGGCCGCATGATTTTCGCGAACCTCACCGTGCGCGAGAATCTCCGGATGGGCGCCTACTTGCGACGCGACAAGGCGGGCATCGCGAAGGACCTCGATTACGTGTTCGCCGTGTTTCCGCGGTTGAAGGAGCGCGAGCAGCAGGTCGCCGGCACGCTCTCGGGCGGCGAACAGCAGATGCTCGCCATCGGCCGCGCGTTGATGAGCAAGCCGCGGTTCCTCATGCTCGACGAACCCTCGCTCGGCATCGCGCCGCTGCTCGTGAAGACGATTTTCGAAAAGGTCGTGGAGATCAACCGCGAGCAAAAGATCACCATCCTCCTCGTCGAACAGAACGCCAACCTCGCGCTCGAAGTCTCGCGCTTCGGCTACGTCCTCGAAACCGGCCGCGTGATTCTGCAGGACGAGTCCAAATCCCTCCGCGCCAACCCTCAAGTCAAGAGCGCGTATCTCGGCGCGTAA